Genomic segment of Halostella limicola:
CGGCCGACGAAAGCCACTTCGGCGTCGCGGTCCGGGCGGTCCTCGAACATGGCGGCGAGTAGCGGGCGGCGGGGGTTAAGGATGCCGTCTCGACCGCATCCGCGCGTCCCGTGTTTATTTCTCCCCGGGGATCCAACCGCGGGACGTGCGCCTCGTACAGGTGATGATACCCGCTGGAAAGCGGGAAGCCGTCCTCGACACGCTGGACGACGAGGGGATCGACTACGCGGTGGCGGACGAGACGAGCGGCCGCGAGTACACAGCGGTCGTCTCGTTCCCCCTGCCGCGAAACGCCGTCGAGCCGATACTCGATCGGCTCCGCGAGGTAGGGATCGACGATAGCAGTTACACGATCGTCCTCGACGCCGAGACCGTCATCTCGGAGCACTTCGAGAAGCTTCAGGAGCGGTACGGCGAGAGCGAGGAGTCCGAACAGCGGATCTCCCGCGAGGAGATCCGGGCCGGGGCGTCCGACCTCGTGCCGAACTTCCGGACGTACATCACGCTCTCGATCGTGAGCGCCGTCGTCGCGACGGCGGGCCTGCTGCTCGACTCGCCGGCGGTCGTGGTCGGGTCGATGGTGATCGCGCCGGTGCTGGGGCCGGCGATGGCGACCAGCGTCGGCAGCGTGATCAACGACACCGATCTGTTCAAGAAGGGCGTGAAGTACCAGATCATCGGGTTCTCCGGCGCGATCATCGCCGCGACGGCGTTCGCGGTACTGGTGAAGTCGCTGTATCTGGTGCCGCCCGGGATCGACGTGCTGGAACTGAATCAGGTCCAGGGCCGCCTCTCGCCCGACCTCCTCTCGCTCGCCGTCGCGCTGGGCGGCGGGATAGCGGGCGCGATGAGCCTCTCCGGCGGCATCTCGGCGGCGCTGGTCGGCGTGATGATCGCCGCGGCGCTGATCCCCCCGGTGGCGGCCGTCGGGATCGGGATCGCGTGGGCGCTCCTGGACGTCGTGATCGGGGCCGGCGTGCTGGTGCTCGTGAACCTGTTCTCCATCAATCTCGCCGCGCTCGTGGTGCTCTGGTACATGGGCTATCGCCCCGAGCAGTGGTACGAGGAAGACGAGGCCCGGGCCAAGACGCTGCGACGCATCGGGACGCTCGTCGTCGGCCTGCTGCTCCTCTCGGGGTTTCTCGCAGGCGTCACGCTCACCTCGTACCAGACCGCGACCAGCGACCAGGCGATCCGCGACCAGGTGAACTCGGTCCTGAGCGAGGAGGAGTACCAGAACCTCACGCTCATCGAAGTACAGATACAGCGAACTGGCAGCACTTTCGGGTCGCAACCCGACCAGGTGCTGGTGACGATCGGCCACCCGACCGACGAGCAACACCCCGGCTTGGCCGGGAAGATCCGCGAGAGCGTCAGAAACTCGACGGGGACGAACGTCAGCGTACAGGTGCAGTTCGTCGCCGTCCAGAACGCGGACGGCAGCTCCCAGCGGCTCACGGCCCCCGGGGCTGACCCGCCGCGACCGCACGCCGCCCGCGCGCGGCCCGTAACGTGACCCTAGGTCGAGAGGGCGCTGAGTAACCGGGTTCTTCGGCCACCGTTGCGACGGTAACGACCATCCACCCTTTTTCGCGCGGACTGCGTGGCACTGCTGTGCGTCTCATCCAGATTCTGGTTTCCGACGAACGGCGCGACGCGGTGACGGACGCACTGGAGTCGGAGAACGTCGACTTCGTCGCGATGCGAAACGAGGCCGAGGAGGGCGGGTGGGTGATCGAGTTCCCCCTCCCGACGGACGCCGTCGGTACGATCCGCGACAGGCTGGAGGAGGCCGGGTTCCCGGAGGACGGCTACACGGTTCTCGGCAGCGCGGAGACGGCGACGACGCCGCACTCGGAGGAACTGCAGAACCAGTTCGCGGCCGACTTCGACCCGCTGACGCGGCCGGAGCTCAAGTCCAAGTCCCAGGACATGAGCCAGGACCCCACGTCGTTCGTGGCGATGATCTTCTTCTCGGCCGTCATCGCCACGGCGGGCCTGCTCGTCGGCTCGCCCGCGGTCGTCGTGGGGTCGATGGTGATCGCGCCCATCGTCGGCCCGGTGCTGACGACTGGCGTCGGCGCCGCCACCGGCGACACGCAGATGTTCCGGGACAGCCTCTGGCTGCAGTTGGGCGGCATCGTCGTCGCGGTCGGCGGCGCGTGGCTGTTCGCATCGGCGTTGCGGACCGGCGGGTTCGTCCCGGCCGACCTCGACATCGCCGCCATCCAGCCCATCGCGCTCCGCATCTCGCCGAGCGTCTTCTCACTGGTCGTCGGCCTGGCGTCGGGCGCCGCCGCCGCGTTCGGCCTGACGACGAAGGGACCGACCTCGCTCATCGGCGTGATGATCGCCGCGGCGCTCATCCCGACGGCGGCGACGACGGGGATCGCCCTCGTCTGGGGGTACCCGGTCATCGCGGTCGGGACGCTCTTCCTGCTGATCGCCACGCTGATCGCCATCAACGTCGGCGTGTTCGTGACGCTGCGGGTTCTCGGCTACCGCTCCGGGGAGTGGAAGTTCCTCCTCTCGGGTCCGACGAGGCAGACGGCGACCCTGCTCGTGACCCTCGTGGTGGTCCTCGCGCTGGTCGGCGTCGTCGCCTACGGCTCGGGACAGCAGATCACCTTCCAGCGCTCGGCGTCCACGGCGGCCCAGGACGTCGTCGAGTCGTCCGAGTACGCGGGCGTGAACGTCGTCTCGGTTCGAACGGAGTACACCGGCATCAAGCCGTTCAGCGCCCCGGAGAACGTCACTATCGCCGTTAGCCGCGCGCAGGGAGAGGAGTACCCCGATCTGGCGAACGCCTTCGCGAGGGCCATCGCGTCCGAAACGGGCGAGAACGTCACTGTCAGCGTCACGTACCAGACCTACCAGACGTCGACGCCCGAGAGCGCCGCCCGGGCGGCGAACGCGAGCGACGAGGGTAACGCCTCGGTCCCGGCGCCGGCGCGACGGCCGGCCGCCGTACGCGCGCCGGCGGCGTGACTCAAACGGGCGTTTGACCCTACGTGAACTACTTTGTCGGGTGTATCGTCGTTCGACCCGTATGACACGAAAGCGACTCATCGCGACGCTCCTCGCGGCGGTTATGCTCGTCACCGCGGGCTGCGCCGGGGGGATCGGCAGCACCGGAGACGCGGCGAACGACGGCGGCGCGAACAACGCGGCCGCACAGCAGGGACAGCCGGACCGAACAGTGAGCGTCTCGGCGAGCGGGGAGGTGACCGCCGACCCCGACCGCGCGGTGCTCGACGTCGCGGTCGAGGCGACCGACGACGACCCCGAGACGGTGCGACAGCGCCTCGCGGAGAACGCCTCGCGGATGCGGTCGGCCCTCGAAGAGATGGGGATCGGCGAGGACCAGATAACGACCCAGCACTACGTCATCCGTCAGAACCGCGAGTCGCGGGAGAACCCGGACGTCACCAGCTACAGGGGCATCCACGCCTTCGAGGTCGAAGTCGACGACGTCGACTCCGTCGGCGCCGTCGTCGAGACGGCGGTGGACAACGGCGCGACGAACGTCGGGAGCGTCCGGTTCACGCTCTCGGAGGACGCCCGCGAGGACCTCCGCGAGGACGCGCTCGCCGAGGCCGTCGACAACGCGCGGGCCGACGCCGAGGTGCTGGCGACGAACACGAACCTGACGGTCACGGGCGTCTCGTCCGTCTCGACGGGCCACGTCAGCGTGCGGCCGTACCGCGCCGAGGCCCAGACCGCCGCGGCCGGCGACGCCGGGACGAACATCGAGTCTGGCCCCGTCAGCGTCACCGCGCAGGTGCAGGTGACGTTCAACGCGACCGAGAACTGACGCGGCTTGCGATCGGCAGCGGCGACCGACGGCCGCTTATTCGTCGAACGGGAGTTCGGGTTCGTACCCGATCGCGTCGACCGCGGCGTCGAGGACGGCGTCGACGTTCTCGTCCTCTTTCACGCTCATGTAGTAGTCGGCCTCGACGTCCCGCGAGCGGTCCGCCTTGTTACACACCGTGAGCACGGGGACGTCCTCGAACTGCTCCTCGACCGCATCGCGGAGTTCGAGTTGCACGTCGATCGGGTAGCCGCAGTCGAGACTCGCGTCGACCAGAAAGAGCACGCAGTCGGCGAGGTGTTCCAGCGCGCTGACGGCCTGTGACTCGATGTCGTTGCGCTCCTCCGGCGGCCGGTCGAGCATCCCGGGGGTGTCGACGATCTGATAGCGGATGTGGTCGCGCTCGAAGTGCCCGAGGCCGATCCCCCGCGTCGTGAACGGGTACGACGCCGTCTCGCCGCGGGCGTTGGTCACGTCGTTGATGAACGACGACTTGCCGACGTTCGGGTAGCCCGCGACGACGATGGTCGGGTCGTCGGGGTCGATCTCGGGCAGCGTGCGCAGTTCGTCGCGCGCCTCGCTGATGCGCGCTAGGTCGTCCTCGACCTCCTCGACCACGTCCGCGAGGCGGGCGAACGCCTGCTTGCGGATCTTCCGCGCGGTGTCGGCGTCGCCGCGCAGGCGGCCCTGGTACTCCTCGCGGATGTCGGCGGTCTTGCGGCTCGCCCACTGCACCTCCGAGAGGCTCTGGCGGAGTTCGTCCACGTCGACCAGCGCGTCGGCGAGTTCGTAGTAGAAGGGGTCGATCTCGCCGAAGTCTGGCCAAGACGTGACGACGTTCTGCAGGTTGTCCGAGAGGATGTTCGACGCCGTCTGGAGCATCGACTGCTGGGCCTCGAAGCCGCTCTTGGCCCGGCCCGCCCGCGCCGCCCGCGAGAACGCCTTGTCGATAAGTTCCTCCGACGTGGGCGTCGTCGGGAGGTCCTCGAAAATCATGCGCGAACGTAGGTCGCCGGCGCCTAAAAGCGCGCGGATTCGGCGATTCGGCCGATATCGTCCCGTCCGCCCCCGAGCGCGCCCGACGGTCCCGGGAAGACATATATCCGCTCCGGTACTACCGTCCCGTATGAACTGGCGCGCAGTCGTCACCGGCTTCCTGGTGGAGATCGTCGCGGGACTGTTCGCGCTGGCGATGCCCGGCGTGGGCCACGCCGTCGCCGGGCTGATCGGCGGGTTCGTCGCCGGCTACATAGCCGGCGGCGGCCTCGTCAGCGGCGCGTGGCACGGGCTGGTCGCCGGGTCGCTCGGCGGACTCGTCCTCGCCGCCGCCTTCGGCCTCGGCACGACACTGATCGGGACGGTCGGTCTCGGCCCGCTCGGGCCGTTCCTCGGCGGCGCCGTCTTCTTCGTCGCGCTCGCCATCGCCGTCCTGATGGCGCTCGACAGCGCGCTGGCGGGTGCGCTCGGCGGGATACTCGGGGACTCCGGGCCGCAGAATCCGGGCCGGTATCGGTAGAAGCGTTCGGCAGCGTCGCCGCCTATCGCCGCTCCGCGAGTTCCGCCCGCAGGTCGTCCAGATCCATCCCCTTCATCGACAGGAGCACGAGCAGGTGATAGACGATGTCGGCGCTCTCGTGGGCCATCTCCTCGCGGTCGTCGTCCTTCGCGGCCAGGATCAGCTCCGTCGCCTCCTCGCCAAGCTTCTCTAACACCTCGTTTTCCCCCTTCTCGCTGGTGAACAGCGACGCGGTGTAGGAGCCCTCCGGAAGCGTCTCCTTGCGGTCCTCGATGACGGCGAACACCTCGTCGAGCACGTCCGCGTCGAACTCGTCCGCGGCGTCCGCCGCGGGGGACCGGTCCTCGCCCGTCATGTGAGCTCTGCCACCTCCCTGATGTCGTCGAGTTCGTCGAACTCCTCGCGGGGCTGGCGGCCGCTCTCGAACACCGATTCGTCGACCTCGACGGAGGCGTTCGTCCGGGCGGCGAGCGCCAGCGAGTCGCTGGGACGAGCGTCGATCTCGGCCTCGCCGCGGGGGGTCTGCACGTGGAGGTCGGCGATGTAGGTGCCGTCCTCGACGGCACTGACGACGACGCCGTCGACGCGCCCGCCGAGTTCCTCGATGACGTCGAGCAGCAGGTCGTGGGTCAGCGGTCGGCCGATGTCCTCGGCGTCGAGGCCGCGCGCGATGCTCGCCGCCTCGTCGAAGCCGATGAAGATGGGGAGAACGTCGCTCTCGTCCTCGACGGCGAGGACGGCGACGGGCACCGGGCCGTCCGGCGTTCCGGCGACGCGCACGGCGTCGATTGTCGCGTCCATACCCGAACTGAGGCCCCCAGCAAGAAAAGTCCACCCTACTGCGTCGCGGGCGTCTCGGCGAAGAACGCGAGTTCGTGGATCCGGTCGTCGTCGGTCAGTTCCGGGTGGAACGAGGTGCCGATCACGGGGCCGTCGCGGACGGCGACCGCCCGCCCGTCCCACTCCGCCAGCACGTCCACGTCGCCGACCTCGCTGATGACCGGCGCGCGGATGAACACGCCAGGGAACGGGTCGTCGAGCCCGTCGACGTCGAGCGGCGCCTCGAAGCTGTCCTTCTGGCGGCCGAAGGCGTTGCGTTCGACCGTCACGTCGACCAGGTCGAGCGTCTCCACGCGGTCGTCGCCCGCGTCCCGCGCGGCGACGATGAGGCCGGCGCAGGTCGCGAGCACCGGTTTCCCGGCCGCGACATGGTCGACGATCTCCCCGGCGATCCCGTCGTCGTGGAGCAGGCGGGAGATGGTCGTCGACTCCCCGCCCGGCATCAGGAGCGCGTCGCAGTCGGGGACGACCCCGGCGTCGCGGACCTCGACCACGTCGGCCGACCGGCCGCGGCGCTCGGCGGCGCGTTCGATGGCCTCGGCGTGCTCGCTGACGTCGCCCTGAACGGCGACGACTCCGGCAGTGAACGTCATTGCGCGTCGCTACGCGCCGAGAGTAAAAAACCCGCTCGGACTAGCCGACGATCGACAGCACCTGGATCATGACGCCGAAGAGCACGCCGAAGGCGATGACGGTCTTCGGGTCCATGGTGATCGCGTTCCGGTCTTCCGCCTCGAAGTAGCGGACGAGGCCCGCGCTGGACATCAGCCCGCCGCTGTTCTGGCCGCTGCTCATGTGCGACCATCTACCCCCGCACCGGGTAAACCTTTCGCACCACAGCGGGCGTGTGCGGCCGAGCCACGAGTGGGAAACCCTTATGCGCCAAGCGTGGCAATTCTCTGCGAGCGCAGCATGACTGTAACACTCAAGGATTTCTATGCGGACTGGTGTGGCCCCTGCAAGACGCAGGACCCCATCCTCGAGGAGCTCGAGGAGGACTGGGAGGACCGATTCGAGGTCGAGAAGATCAACGTCGACGAGGAGCAGGACGTGGCCAACGAGTACCAGGTCCGCTCGCTTCCGACGCTCATCATCGAGAACGACGACGGCATCGTCGAGCGGTTCGTCGGCGTCACCCAGCGCGACGACCTGGAGGACGCGCTGGAGCAGGCCGGGGCGTAAGCGACGACCGTTTTCCGACGGTCTTTTTCGCGGACGGGTGGCCTGCGGATCGACGGTCCGTTACCGGCCCCCTCCCGATAAAGCTCCGCCGAAGAGGCCGCGGTGAACCGCTCGCTTCGCTCGCGGGCAGTTAGCGGCCGTCAATCTACCACTCACCGCTCTCCGTAGACTTCCCCCAGCGGCCGCGCTCGGCGTTTATGCCGAGCACCGTGACGCTACGCGTCACGAGCCTCGCGGCATAGCCGCGAGACGCACGGGGGAGGGCAGGCACTCCGAGCGTGCGCCGGCGACCGCCGGCGTCTTCACGAGCGAAGCGAGTGAAGGCTCGTGAGGCCTTCGGCCTCACGGTAGCTCGCGCAAACTGGCGAGCCTTAGCGAGAACTGCTCCGCAGTTCTCGCGGTGGACATTGAAAGGGCGCAGCGAGGGCCGCCAGGCCCGAGCAAGGGCTTTCTTTAGTGGAAGCGGATCCCCACGTCGTGCATCCCCTCGTTGTAGCGCGCGAGGTTGATCAGGAGGGGCGTCAGGCTCTCGACCTCGGCCGCGTTCGCGATCGGGCCGGCGTCGAGCGCGCGCAGCCCGCGGATCTGCTCGGCGAGCATCGTCACCGTCTCCTTCGCGTCCCCGTCGTTCCCGACCACGAGCGTGTCGACGTCGAGGTCGGCGTCGAGGTTCGCGAGGCGGTCCGCCGCGAGGTTGTGGAACGCGCCGACGACGGGCACGTCGTCGGGGGCCGCCGAGGCGGCGACGGCGGTGACGCTCCCCGCGCCGGGGCGGTGGTAGTGGAGCCCCTCCTCGTCGCTTTTCATGCCGACGGCGGGCGAGACGAGGACGTCGTCGTCGTCCAGTCGGTCGGCGACGGCCTCGACGGTGTCGGAGACGTGGTACGGCGGGACCGCGATCACGACGACGTCCGCGCGGTCGGCGGCCATCGCGTTCTCGAACCCCTTTATCTCGCAGTCGACGCCGCGACTGTCGAGTTCCGTCTCGTACTCCTCGGCCTTGTTGCGAGCCTTCTCGGGGTCGCGGGAGCCGATCAGGACCTCGTGAGACGTGTCGTACGCCCAGCGGAGCGCGAGTCCCTGCCCGATGTCGCCCGTACCGCCGAGTAGTGCGAGTCGCATACGGGGAGGGTCGGACGCTCGGGGATTAATACTGTCGGACGTAAGCCCTTCAACGATTTCGCCACCTCCGGGTGGCGAATATCTTCACGTAGTTACGTCCGACAGTATAGCGTTGGGAGATCGGTGGGACTCGCCGCTCGGACCGGCGGCGCCAGCGGCGGCGACGAACCGGAAACGTCGAGCGTCAGGTCGCGGCGTCGCGGAGCCGGTCGTAGCCGCCGTAGTACGCGAGCCAGGTCGCCAGCAGGAAGATCCCGGCGAACGCGATGCCGCGGAGGGTGAGGCCAATGGTCTCGTCCGGCGCGACGGACTCGATCGCCCACAGCAGCGGCGTGCTGAGGAGGATGGTCGCCCAGAAGATCGTCGTGCGACCCGCGCGGTCGCCGTCCGGGCCGATCGATCGGGCGAGCAGGCGAGACACGATGGGGGCCGCGACGACGGTGGCGACGGCGGCGACGAGGAGGAACGACGCGACGTCCGCCGACACCGCCGCCCCGACGACGACCCCGACCAGGAGAGAGAGGCCGACCGTCCAGGCGCGGCGTTCGAGCGTGCTGCGGTCCATACCGGCCTTCGATCCCCCCGGGGAATAGTACTGACGACTGTCGCTTCGCGCGCGTTCCGCTGCGGAGCACTGGACGGCACGGGAAACGTCAGGGCGCGTCCTCGTCCTCGGGGTTCATCGCCGCGCCCTCCGGCGCGCCGCCGCCGTACGCGTCGCGCTCCGAGAGCTCGCGGAGGCGCTGGTCGACCTCGGCGGCGAGCGTCTCTGCGCGGTCGTAGTCCGCGTCGTCGGCGGCGCGCAGGCGCTCGACCGCCTGACTGGCGTCGGCGAGCAGGCGGGCCGCTTCCTCGCGGTCCGCTTCCGTCGCGCGGTCGAGCGCATCGCGGACGGCGTCGGGGTCGGGAGCGACCTCGCCCGCGTCGTCGTCGCGGCCGGTGTCGGAGTCGGTCACGGGCGACCGTGGTACGCCGAGCGCCAAAAGCGCTCCCCCCACGCGTTTCAACCCGGGCGTGGTACGGCGTTCATGGAAGGATTCCTCGCGGGTGCCGTCGCGACCGTCTGGAAGACAGCCGCCGCGATCACCGGACGACGGCAGGGCCTGACCGCGCTCCCGTCGCCGTTCCCGCTGGCGCTGATAGAGCGCGTCGTCGGCGCGGAGGCGCCGAGGTCAGTCCGGTATCCGACCGCTGCGGTCGCTCACCTCGGCTACGGCGGGACGATGGGTGCCGTCTTCGCGCTCCTGTGGCCGCGGGGTGGGGCCGCACGCGGCGCGACGTGGGGCGCGTTCCTGTGGGTGATTCAGCAGGTGATCTTCTTCCCGTTCGTCGGATGGGGGCCGTTCGGCCGCGACCTGTCGCGGAAAGCGTCGCTGGAGACGTTACTCCATCACCTGATCTACGGCCTCGTCCTCGGCGTCCTCATTCGAGACGGGCCGGAAGATCGTTGACGGAGTCGAGGACGGCGGCCGCACCGGCTTCCTCGTACTTCGCGCGGCCCGCCTCGCCGGTGAGGCCGCCAGTGAGGACGCCGACGCCGCGGTACTCGCGCGACGGGTCGTCCTCGGCGGCGTTGACTGCGGTCCGTACGTCGTCCAGGGTGTCGCCGACGAAGACGACCGAGTCGGCATCGAAGCGCTCGGCGAGCGTCACGAGGGCGTGCGGGTCGGGCTTGCCCGCCTCCCAGTCGTCCATCGTGAAGCGGTGCTCGGCCGGTACGTCGAGGCCGACGCGCTCCAGCGCGATGCTCGCCTCCTTCGCGGGACGGCCGGTGAGCACGCCCACGTCGTAGCGCTCTCGGAGCGCGGTGAGCGTCGACGCCTCCGCGATGACCGGTTCGTCGTGGATGAACCCTTCCGACTCGATGTCGGGGTCGCCCCCCTCGATGGCGCGGTAGAGGTCGGTCCCGAGGTACAGCTGCTGGAACACGTCGCGCAGGCGCTCGCGGTCCCAGCGCTCGCGGACGCGCTCGGTCGCGTTGGCGCCCAGCGCGTCGGTGATGACGGCTTCCGCGGCGTCGAGACCGCCGCCGCGGCCGGCGATCGCGCCGGTGTAGGCCGCGATGCTCTGGTCGTACCCCTCCGCGGTCGCGAGCACGTACAGCGCGGCGGCGTGGGTGAGCTCCCAGTCGTTGTTGAACCCGCCGGCGTCCTTGAACCGCTGGACGTCGTCCTTGCGGATCGTCCGGTCGTAGACGCGCTCTATCGACTCGACGATCGCCCGGCGGTACGAGTTCTCGACGTCGACGAGGACGCCGTCGACGTCCAGCACGACTGCGTCGGCGTTCATGTCGGGAGACAGGCAGTGCGGGGATAAGGGCGTGTCGTTGCGAGGCGCGGGGTTGGTATCGGCGGTTACGGTCTCCGATCCCGTCCCGACCCCGGCCCGTCCGCGGCGCGAAACAGCGTCTCGTCGGGGAGCGTCTCGCGCTCGACCGGGACCGCCGGCGGGTCGCCGCCGAGCGTGGTGAACAGCAGGTCGGCACCCGCATCGCGGGCGGCGTCGCGGAGCGGGCGGTGGAGTTCGGGCGGCGCGTTCAGCGCGTAGACGACGTCGGCCCCGGAGTACACCGCCGGATCGGGATCGGTCACGTCGTCGACGACGAAGGCGACGCCGTCCGGGACGAACCGCTCGTGAACGTCGGTCGCAGTGACGTCGACGCCGCGCTCGGCGAGCGCCGCGGCGACGTCGGTTCGACGACCGATTCCGACCTCGACCGCGGCGGCGTAACTGGCGAGTCGTTCGGCGAGGGCGTCGGTGGACGGCCGGGACACGGCGGGATGTTTATTGCTCGCGCGACCTAATGGCTGTCCATGCTCGTTGACATCGTGCCGGTCGGGGAAGTGCCCGCCAGGGTCAAACGGCAGGCATCGTCCGGCCTTCGCAGCGTCTACGACTGCGAAGTCACCGTTCAGGAGTCTCAGTCCATCCCCAGCGGCGCGTACGACAGCAACCGGAACCAGTACGGTGCGGAGGAGTTCATCAAGCTCGCGAGCCGCGTCGGCCGCGGCGAGAAAAACATCGCCGTCACCACCAAGGACCTCTTCTACCGGCGGCGTAACTACGTGTTCGGGCTCGCCTACCTCGACGGCAACGGGAGCGTTGTCTCGACGTACCGGCTGCAGACCTCCAGCGACGGCGGTTTCTCGAACAAGGACGCCGGAGAGATCTTCGGCGACCGGGTTCGCAAAGAGATCGTCCACGAGATCGGCCACACCCTCGGGCTGGAACACTGCGACAACAAGCGCTGCGTCATGAACTTCTCCCCGACCGTGCGCGAGGTCGACGTGAAAGAGGAGACGCTCTGTGGCACCTGCCAGCGTCAGGTCCTCTAACGGCGCGATAGCCCCGTTCGGTGCTAGCAGCCCTCCCCGCTCGTTTTCTACCTCGAACACCTACGAGATCACACGATGCGCAAGAACGAACTCGTCCACCTCCACTCGCTTCTCCGTCTCCTCCGCGAACGGTACGCCGACGACGCCGACGACGCCGCGTTCGCCGACTACGACGCCCTGAGCATCGACCCGACGCACGCCCACCGGTCGAAGGGCGCACACGAGGAGGCGGTGCTCGCGCTGTCGGCGCAGCTCGCCGACGAGCTGTCGAAACACGGAAAGTACAGCGGTCAGGACGACGCCGCGGGAGCCGCGACG
This window contains:
- a CDS encoding archaemetzincin family Zn-dependent metalloprotease, translated to MLVDIVPVGEVPARVKRQASSGLRSVYDCEVTVQESQSIPSGAYDSNRNQYGAEEFIKLASRVGRGEKNIAVTTKDLFYRRRNYVFGLAYLDGNGSVVSTYRLQTSSDGGFSNKDAGEIFGDRVRKEIVHEIGHTLGLEHCDNKRCVMNFSPTVREVDVKEETLCGTCQRQVL
- a CDS encoding UPF0058 family protein, whose protein sequence is MRKNELVHLHSLLRLLRERYADDADDAAFADYDALSIDPTHAHRSKGAHEEAVLALSAQLADELSKHGKYSGQDDAAGAATADGQGA